In one window of Solanum pennellii chromosome 2, SPENNV200 DNA:
- the LOC107011253 gene encoding protein SCAR3 isoform X3, which produces MDSYEECHAPPRLHLLDKFDPGGPGSCLKRYSDPTFFKRASVGSDEEYIAKVLKDKKGRKIKKKGSWRRNGEVSRSASMPNYGSRMQFAYRNLDRRPSWVQSFSAYDTTLKSDIDSRHGSGLTDYVSEPSFSIQPEDGKSETVSSTIKMQHNQSFDYSFLEEKSDHTFNDIDKDFSQELTDLVSTSVSWNLKLPDTQESKGSFDSTSQLHLNNTFNHAFPEERCEVVYGDIGNIVSEEQADRCTSSITWNDKTGREKQESRESFSSPSQIHHDNLPDCASPVRKGDDEYSNMGNSLTEEQIGRNLLPVALSDKMRTAEVESKEIFYSPLQMNPSASIEDDSPNEKLWVISDEESNSFPQGQVVLSSPFSSSSVKNEQLDLSIQKYDFDESLETLQENLVLDTQVLDIATSENIQQQSSEPKAEIIQRSISYESQFDDIESESDSFMDALNTIESESETDLDCQRKRAMELESSLKTESSLNGTHVNSAELSDRNLSTPIPEAAARNSPENRGFGGKTNLVSADSDPGDFSFSNKVKRKEIPENISSGFDEILSSPQIAGITLKPDSSIDVPSSKRSNILEASQEEPLVSNHITSSPRNPSSALPVVNKIHCGPSDSEKPPPQLLATPKVKFWTNGGLLGLEPSKPPDGVINSVGQVYESNQNEEVIASRQDPVPSSEKHTGKQDDVQNTSREKADCQNSGQGVAFSIKNISSRFSAKDLDVKLDKSSNLYQQNCTGKPLHSSSNGYGMTSRTMGTVSPESPILAGQENGKNSSRILELGNRLLTNGFHGKLSLGWNDKTDSASSFNTGSNEPINDYQQCVGRTIKDFPGRVSPFTSPPSSPPLGHMKISFQPIDSIETTKLKLRFPESSNDMFPSFQLVPEPSIPLQEVGSDSDDDTFSGSSPDLSDDYLSHQSESNSEQWESGNSPNLKDQEVYNALHRISLTESTSTSFENGRTTHQDLHTCSRHHIPFAESSLEDSQSDNLFDLRVLDTQHSSFKHGVGNTTSARDFLEPLKESTPPPPPLPSMQWQNMQSHLDDEQDDLHLFSEHHHVFDHKEPGSTISHQPKPPPFKQNQVIEAAFTLKSKQPQSIDTTGQQFADHAGNGRGINEKEDFLHQIRAKSFNLRRTAPAKPTGNTVPPASVKVNAILEKANAIRQAVGSDDGEDNWSDT; this is translated from the exons AAGAAAGGATCATGGAGGAGGAATGGAGAAGTCTCTCGTAGTGCGTCTATGCCCAATTATGGTAGTAG AATGCAATTTGCTTATAGAAATCTTGATAGGCGTCCTTCCTGGGTTCAGAGTTTCTCCGCATATGATACAACCCTCAAATCTGACATAGATTCGAGACATGGGTCGGGTCTGACGGACTATGTTTCAGAGCCAAGTTTCTCTATTCAACCTGAAGATGGAAAATCTGAGACTGTCTCGTCTACAATAAAAATGCAGCACAATCAGTCCTTTGATTATTCTTTTCTCGAAGAAAAGAGTGATCACACTTTCAATGATATTGACAAAGATTTTTCACAAGAGCTAACTGACCTTGTTTCAACGTCTGTTTCTTGGAACTTGAAGCTACCTGACACGCAAGAGTCTAAAGGATCCTTTGATTCAACTTCACAGCTTCATCTTAACAATACATTTAATCATGCTTTTCCTGAGGAAAGATGTGAAGTTGTTTATGGCGACATTGGTAATATTGTATCCGAAGAGCAAGCTGATCGTTGCACATCTTCTATTACTTGGAATGATAAAACAGGACGTGAGAAACAAGAATCTAGAGAATCCTTCTCTTCTCCCTCCCAGATTCATCATGATAATTTGCCTGATTGTGCTTCCCCTGTTCGAAAAGGCGATGATGAGTACAGTAATATGGGAAACAGCTTAACAGAGGAGCAAATTGGCCGCAACTTATTGCCTGTTGCTTTGAGTGATAAGATGAGAACTGCTGAAGTAGAGTCTAAAGAAATCTTTTACTCTCCGTTACAGATGAATCCAAGTGCTTCCATAGAAGATGATTCTCCCAATGAAAAGCTTTGGGTCATATCTGATGAAGAGAGTAACAGTTTTCCACAAGGGCAAGTGGTTCTTAGTTCACCTTTCTCAAGTAGCAGTGTTAAGAATGAACAGTTGGACCTGAGTATTCAGAAGTATGATTTTGATGAGAGTTTGGAGACACTTCAAGAAAATCTAGTCCTAGATACACAGGTATTAGATATAGCAACTTCTGAAAATATTCAACAGCAAAGTTCTGAGCCGAAGGCTGAAATTATACAAAGGTCAATTTCTTATGAAAGCCAGTTTGATGACATTGAAAGTGAAAGTGACAGTTTTATGGATGCACTTAACACCATTGAGTCAGAGTCTGAAACTGATTTGGATTGCCAAAGAAAACGAGCAATGGAGCTGGAGTCTAGTTTGAAGACTGAATCATCCTTGAATGGAACCCATGTAAATAGTGCAGAACTTTCTGATCGGAATTTGTCTACTCCTATACCCGAGGCTGCAGCCAGAAATTCCCCTGAGAACCGTGGTTTTGGTGGTAAGACCAACTTGGTATCTGCTGACTCTGATCCTGGAGATTTCTCCTTCTCTAACAAAGTAAAACGTAAGGAAATTCCAGAGAATATCTCTTCAGGGTTTGATGAGATTTTATCGTCTCCGCAGATTGCTGGAATTACCTTAAAACCAGACAGTTCTATAGATGTCCCTTCAAGTAAAAGATCCAATATTCTGGAAGCATCACAAGAGGAACCACTTGTTAGCAATCATATCACCTCTAGCCCTAGGAATCCTTCTTCAGCATTGCCAGTGGTCAACAAGATCCATTGTGGTCCTTCCGACTCTGAAAAACCTCCACCCCAACTTCTTGCCACTCCTAAAGTCAAATTCTGGACAAATGGTGGCTTGCTCGGGCTTGAGCCCTCGAAGCCGCCAGATGGTGTAATAAATAGTGTTGGTCAAGTTTATGAATCTAATCAAAATGAGGAAGTCATTGCTTCAAGGCAAGATCCTGTTCCCAGCAGTGAAAAGCATACAGGGAAACAAGATGATGTACAGAATACGTCAAGAGAGAAAGCTGATTGCCAAAATTCTGGTCAAGGAGTTGCCTTTTCTATTAAGAACATATCATCAAGATTTTCAGCCAAAGATTTAGATGTCAAACTTGACAAGTCAAGTAATTTATACCAGCAAAACTGCACTGGTAAGCCCCTTCACAGTTCTTCAAATGGATATGGTATGACATCTAGGACAATGGGTACAGTTAGTCCAGAATCCCCTATTTTAGCTGGTCAAGAGAATGGAAAGAATTCATCACGTATTCTTGAACTAGGTAATAGATTGCTTACAAATGGGTTCCATGGGAAACTCTCACTTGGTTGGAATGATAAGACGGATTCAGCCAGTTCTTTCAACACTGGAAGCAATGAGCCTATAAATGACTACCAACAATGTGTGGGTAGAACAATCAAAGACTTCCCAGGAAGAGTGTCCCCCTTCACATCACCTCCTTCATCACCCCCACTTGGACATATGAAAATTTCATTCCAGCCAATAGACAGCATTGAGACTACGAAACTGAAGCTCAGATTTCCTGAAAGCAGTAATGATATGTTTCCTTCATTTCAGCTAGTACCAGAGCCTTCTATTCCTCTGCAAGAAGTTGGTTCAGACTCCGATGATGACACATTTTCCGGATCATCTCCCGATCTATCAGATGATTATCTTAGCCATCAGTCTGAGTCAAACTCTGAACAGTGGGAATCTGGTAATTCCCCTAATTTAAAGGACCAAGAAGTATACAATGCTTTGCATAGAATATCATTAACTGAGTCAACTTCAACATCTTTCGAGAATGGCCGAACAACTCATCAGGATTTGCACACCTGCAGTAGACACCATATTCCTTTTGCAGAATCCTCTCTGGAGGATTCTCAGTCTGATAACTTATTTGATCTTCGGGTTCTGGATACCCAGCATTCCTCTTTCAAGCATGGAGTAGGTAATACTACGTCTGCAAGAGATTTTCTAGAGCCATTGAAGGAATCTACACCACCTCCTCCACCTCTTCCTTCAATGCAGTGGCAGAATATGCAATCACATTTAGATGACGAACAAGATGATCTACATCTTTTCTCTGAACACCATCATGTGTTTGATCACAAGGAGCCTGGATCGACCATTTCCCATCAACCTAAGCCTCCTCCATTCAAGCAAAACCAAGTTATTGAAGCTGCATTTACATTGAAAAGCAAG CAGCCACAGTCAATAGACACAACTGGGCAGCAATTTGCTGATCATGCTGGAAATGGCAGAGGAATCAATGAAAAGGAAGACTTCCTACACCAGATTAGAGCAAAA TCGTTCAATCTTAGACGAACTGCTCCAGCAAAACCAACTGGAAATACAGTGCCTCCAGCAAGCGTCAAGGTCAATGCAATATTGGAGAAAGCCAATGCAATCCGTCAG GCAGTTGGAAGTGATGATGGAGAAGATAACTGGAGTGacacttga
- the LOC107010527 gene encoding dof zinc finger protein DOF1.5-like, which yields MAEVQESPISQGIKLFGATIQIQEKQAKTTHQPTNKVVVDDDDDDNDQEKRPDKIIPCPRCKSMETKFCYFNNYNVNQPRHFCKGCQRYWTAGGALRNVPVGAGRRKAKPPCGPGSHGDLADGCNLFDVANQLDFDGSVVAHEDQWHLFPAAKRRRSTSDSQSY from the coding sequence ATGGCTGAAGTTCAAGAAAGTCCCATCTCTCAAGGCATCAAATTGTTTGGTGCAACAAtacaaattcaagaaaaacaaGCCAAAACTACTCATCAACCAACAAACAAAGTcgttgttgatgatgatgatgatgataatgatcaAGAAAAAAGGCCAGACAAGATCATCCCGTGCCCTAGATGTAAAAGCATGGAAACAAAATTTTGTTACTTCAACAACTACAATGTTAACCAACCTAGACACTTCTGCAAAGGTTGTCAGAGATATTGGACGGCCGGTGGAGCCCTACGGAACGTGCCCGTAGGAGCCGGCCGTCGCAAAGCCAAGCCACCATGCGGGCCCGGCTCGCATGGCGACTTGGCTGACGGTTGTAATTTATTTGATGTGGCTAATCAGCTTGACTTTGATGGATCAGTGGTGGCTCATGAAGATCAATGGCATCTTTTTCCGGCAGCTAAGAGGAGGAGAAGCACCTCCGATAGCCAGTCTTATTGA